In a single window of the Terriglobus roseus genome:
- the udk gene encoding uridine kinase: MAEQLTLSGVIRPVVLAVGGCSGSGKTTLARELADQLNAVLFPLDFYYRELTHLSRAERDHYNFDHPDSLEHDMIVRHVQTLREGGSIDRPTYDFNTHSRVPGVLEHITATRFLIVEGILALHYDDLQPLYDFTVYVDAPHDVCLLRRIHRDVRERGRTEESVIEQFNTYARPMAEQYVLPGREAADVTVAGTEALDWSIELVIASLRSRGLLLSDGAI, translated from the coding sequence ATGGCGGAACAACTTACGTTGAGTGGCGTAATCCGGCCGGTGGTGCTGGCCGTGGGCGGCTGCTCCGGCAGTGGTAAGACGACACTGGCACGCGAACTCGCGGACCAGTTGAATGCCGTTCTCTTCCCGCTCGACTTCTACTACCGGGAACTCACGCACCTGTCGCGTGCCGAGCGCGATCACTACAACTTTGATCATCCCGACTCGCTGGAACACGACATGATCGTGCGGCATGTGCAGACGCTCCGCGAAGGTGGCTCGATCGACCGTCCGACCTATGACTTCAACACGCATTCGCGCGTGCCGGGTGTACTGGAACACATCACGGCGACACGCTTCCTCATCGTTGAGGGCATCCTTGCGCTGCACTACGATGACCTGCAGCCACTTTACGACTTCACCGTCTACGTCGATGCGCCGCATGACGTGTGCCTGCTGCGTCGCATCCATCGGGATGTCCGCGAGCGCGGTCGTACGGAGGAGAGCGTCATCGAGCAGTTCAATACCTATGCGCGGCCCATGGCAGAGCAGTATGTGCTGCCCGGGCGCGAGGCCGCCGATGTCACCGTTGCAGGCACCGAGGCACTCGACTGGTCGATTGAACTGGTCATCGCGTCCCTACGCAGCCGCGGTCTGCTGCTGAGTGACGGCGCGATCTAG
- a CDS encoding lysophospholipid acyltransferase family protein, whose amino-acid sequence MTLVRLVRMLITMIAAWVHGCIARPRTLVERGAWRGMWAGRVLRSMGISMVIEGCPPASGLVVSNHTSYVDVLTLGSVLPAIFVSKSEVRGWPLVGPLITRGGTIFLERGRARAAAEANRAVAQTLAERVPVVIFPEGTTTAGDHVLPFHGALFESAMRQHAPVWAASVSYSFADGKSAARTVAYIDDDTLLPHLFRLAGRKGLVASVRFAPQPILAQDRATAAQVARTEVLSLLHLAVAGSGELDRAVTQQQTAAA is encoded by the coding sequence ATGACACTTGTACGTCTTGTCCGGATGCTGATCACCATGATCGCGGCGTGGGTGCATGGCTGCATCGCGCGGCCGCGCACCCTCGTCGAACGCGGCGCGTGGCGTGGCATGTGGGCCGGTCGCGTGTTGCGGTCGATGGGAATCTCGATGGTCATCGAGGGTTGCCCACCCGCCTCTGGCCTGGTCGTCTCCAATCACACGAGCTACGTAGATGTCCTCACACTGGGCTCGGTGCTGCCGGCGATCTTTGTCTCAAAGTCTGAGGTCCGGGGCTGGCCTTTGGTAGGGCCGCTCATCACACGGGGCGGCACCATCTTTCTGGAGCGAGGCCGGGCACGTGCTGCCGCCGAGGCCAATCGCGCTGTGGCGCAGACACTCGCGGAACGTGTCCCCGTGGTCATCTTCCCGGAAGGCACGACCACCGCAGGCGATCATGTGCTGCCGTTCCACGGTGCACTCTTCGAATCGGCGATGCGGCAGCACGCTCCGGTGTGGGCTGCCTCTGTCTCGTACAGCTTCGCGGACGGCAAGAGCGCTGCACGCACCGTCGCATACATTGATGACGACACGCTGCTGCCACATCTCTTCCGGCTGGCCGGCAGGAAGGGTCTCGTCGCTTCGGTGCGGTTTGCACCGCAGCCGATTCTTGCGCAGGACCGCGCCACGGCTGCGCAGGTGGCACGCACAGAAGTGCTCTCGCTCCTGCATCTTGCGGTCGCTGGCAGCGGGGAACTAGATCGCGCCGTCACTCAGCAGCAGACCGCGGCTGCGTAG
- the fabG gene encoding 3-oxoacyl-[acyl-carrier-protein] reductase, protein MAAGLEGRVALVTGASQGIGKAIALELAKAGATVALAARNEGKLAEVKAEIEAAGGKAETLALDVSNEEAIKAAAKDILARLGAVHILVNNAGVTRDGLVLRMKSSDWDDVLTTNLKGAFLLTQALLQPMMKARWGRIINISSVNGELGAPGQANYAASKAGLIGLTKSLAREFASRNITVNAVAPGFIETDMTHVLTEDQKKAMLGAVPLGRAGTVADIAAAVRFLAGEESSYITGHTLDVNGGLYMG, encoded by the coding sequence ATGGCAGCAGGTCTTGAAGGTCGCGTCGCACTCGTCACCGGAGCATCGCAGGGGATCGGCAAAGCCATCGCCCTGGAACTGGCAAAGGCTGGTGCTACCGTCGCGCTCGCGGCTCGCAATGAAGGCAAGCTGGCCGAGGTGAAGGCCGAGATTGAGGCGGCTGGCGGTAAGGCGGAGACTCTCGCCCTGGATGTCTCAAATGAGGAAGCCATCAAGGCCGCAGCGAAGGACATCCTCGCCAGGCTGGGCGCAGTTCACATTCTGGTGAACAACGCGGGCGTGACCCGCGATGGCCTTGTGCTGCGCATGAAGTCCTCCGATTGGGACGACGTTCTGACGACGAACCTGAAGGGCGCCTTCCTGCTGACGCAGGCCTTGCTGCAGCCCATGATGAAGGCTCGCTGGGGCCGCATCATCAACATCTCCAGTGTTAACGGAGAGCTGGGCGCGCCGGGTCAGGCGAACTACGCCGCTTCGAAGGCCGGCCTGATCGGCCTGACGAAGTCTCTCGCTCGCGAATTCGCGAGCCGAAACATCACCGTCAATGCTGTCGCGCCGGGCTTCATCGAAACGGACATGACGCATGTGCTGACGGAAGACCAGAAGAAGGCCATGCTGGGCGCCGTTCCCCTGGGTCGCGCTGGCACCGTAGCCGACATTGCTGCCGCAGTCCGCTTCCTCGCAGGCGAAGAATCGAGCTACATCACCGGTCACACGCTGGATGTGAACGGTGGCCTTTACATGGGGTGA
- a CDS encoding GNAT family N-acetyltransferase, with amino-acid sequence MLNSVLTPSHHSIPVTLVMPPAAPAVIAECGHYQARLAATEAERLAAYRLRFLVFNLELEEGLDSAYETGFDTDHFDEVCDHLIVEDKRTGAIVGTYRMQSGDTAARHFGYYSEQEFDFTPYESMRSRIVELGRACVHRDHRTSDVLNLLWKGIMRYAVARGSRYLMGCCSLTSQCPRQGSAVYESLLAYRIESSLMTEPTAMYAMECVPDAVLEEAEAPRLLRAYLAVGARICSTPAIDRSFKTIDFLTMIDLETMNPRIARRYL; translated from the coding sequence ATGCTGAACAGCGTTCTCACGCCGTCGCACCATTCGATACCGGTCACATTGGTCATGCCTCCCGCCGCACCTGCTGTCATCGCAGAGTGCGGGCACTATCAGGCAAGGCTGGCAGCCACGGAAGCGGAGCGGCTTGCGGCGTATCGACTGCGCTTTCTCGTCTTCAACCTGGAACTCGAAGAGGGCTTGGACTCGGCCTATGAGACCGGCTTCGATACGGACCACTTCGATGAGGTCTGCGATCACCTCATCGTGGAAGACAAGCGTACCGGCGCCATCGTCGGCACCTACCGCATGCAGTCTGGCGATACGGCAGCGCGTCACTTCGGTTATTACTCCGAGCAGGAGTTCGACTTCACACCATACGAGTCCATGCGCTCGCGCATCGTAGAACTGGGCCGCGCCTGTGTGCATCGCGATCACCGTACATCCGACGTGCTGAACCTATTGTGGAAGGGCATCATGCGGTACGCCGTGGCGCGCGGCAGCCGCTACCTGATGGGTTGCTGCTCGCTCACGTCCCAGTGCCCGCGGCAGGGCAGCGCAGTCTACGAATCGCTGCTCGCCTATCGCATCGAGTCATCCCTGATGACGGAACCAACCGCCATGTATGCGATGGAGTGCGTGCCGGATGCAGTGCTGGAGGAGGCCGAGGCGCCACGGTTGCTGCGTGCGTACCTCGCCGTCGGCGCGCGCATCTGCTCTACCCCGGCCATCGACCGATCCTTCAAGACCATCGACTTCCTAACCATGATCGATCTGGAGACGATGAACCCGCGCATCGCACGCCGGTACCTGTAA
- a CDS encoding nicotinate phosphoribosyltransferase: MIINFSERAHNHNWDLDPIVRSLLDTDFYKLLMLQFIWKHFRNTRVTFGLRNRTARFRLGEMVPREAVLAQFEHVRRLRYRKSEMIWLAGNTFYGTRGIFEPAFLEWLERDFRLSDFHLSERDGQFELVFEGTWVEVTMWEIYALSILNELKTRAALKGMSEFELDILYAHAKTRLWGKIESLRGVPGLAVADFGTRRRHSFLWQEFVVEAMHSELKGTFTGTSNTFLAYKHDMEAIGTNAHELPMAMAAMSTNDAHLKTAQYRMLELWQQTYGGSLQVMLPDTYGTTQFLEGAPDWVADWTGQRVDSKDPFVAGDEYIAWLESRGRDPKSKLLIASDGLDVNEILSLHAYFSGIVQPGVSVRDFRSAQDFQDSRKWRQERRIRFSSGWGTLLTNDFRGCHPRNEDALEPISLVCKLTSADGNPAVKLSDNYEKASGPPKLVEHYRKVFGLAGVARIPVLV, from the coding sequence ATGATCATCAATTTCTCCGAGCGCGCGCATAACCATAACTGGGATCTGGATCCCATCGTGCGATCGCTGCTCGATACCGACTTCTACAAACTGCTGATGCTGCAGTTCATCTGGAAGCACTTTCGCAACACCCGCGTCACCTTCGGCCTGCGCAATCGCACGGCACGTTTCCGTCTCGGCGAAATGGTCCCCCGCGAAGCCGTCCTCGCACAGTTCGAACACGTACGCCGCCTGCGCTATCGCAAATCCGAGATGATCTGGCTGGCGGGCAACACCTTCTACGGCACCCGCGGCATCTTCGAACCGGCGTTCCTGGAATGGCTTGAGCGCGACTTCCGTCTCTCCGACTTCCACCTGTCCGAGCGTGATGGGCAGTTTGAGCTTGTCTTCGAAGGCACATGGGTCGAGGTCACCATGTGGGAGATTTACGCTCTCTCCATCCTGAACGAACTGAAGACCCGCGCCGCGTTGAAGGGCATGAGCGAGTTCGAACTCGACATTCTGTACGCACATGCGAAGACACGCCTCTGGGGCAAGATCGAAAGCCTCCGCGGAGTGCCGGGGCTGGCCGTTGCAGACTTCGGCACACGTCGTCGCCACTCCTTCCTGTGGCAGGAATTCGTCGTCGAGGCCATGCACAGTGAGTTGAAGGGCACTTTCACCGGCACGAGCAATACCTTCCTTGCCTACAAGCACGACATGGAGGCCATCGGCACCAACGCGCATGAACTGCCGATGGCGATGGCCGCGATGTCCACGAACGATGCACACCTGAAGACCGCTCAATACCGCATGCTGGAGCTCTGGCAGCAGACCTACGGCGGCTCGTTGCAGGTCATGTTGCCGGACACCTACGGCACCACGCAGTTCCTCGAAGGTGCGCCCGACTGGGTCGCCGACTGGACCGGTCAGCGTGTCGATTCCAAGGATCCATTCGTCGCCGGCGACGAGTACATCGCGTGGCTGGAGTCGCGCGGCAGAGACCCGAAGAGCAAGCTGCTGATTGCCAGTGACGGTCTCGATGTCAACGAAATTCTCAGCCTGCACGCCTACTTCTCCGGCATCGTGCAGCCCGGTGTCAGCGTTCGCGACTTCCGCAGTGCTCAGGATTTTCAGGACAGCCGCAAGTGGCGCCAGGAGCGTCGCATCCGCTTCTCCTCCGGCTGGGGCACGCTGCTTACCAACGACTTTCGCGGCTGCCATCCGCGCAATGAAGACGCGCTTGAGCCGATCTCGCTCGTCTGCAAACTCACCTCGGCCGATGGCAATCCCGCAGTCAAACTCTCGGACAACTACGAAAAGGCAAGCGGCCCGCCGAAGCTTGTCGAGCACTATCGCAAGGTTTTTGGCCTGGCAGGCGTTGCAAGAATCCCCGTGCTTGTCTGA
- a CDS encoding rhomboid family intramembrane serine protease, translated as MNANGTEHPFNPFPEAPADDVRREDAALQQSAQPVRHRGGGRMRSFAQAPATYILLGINIAVYLWMVLSGIDALTPTPDDLMRVGANNAEAVLAGHQWFRILSAMFVHVGIVHLGLNMWCLWNLGVIGEPLLGVLGMFCVYLLTGAAGNLLSVAVNFYTGAAGEVGAGASGAVFGIAGVLIVLFSNKRLAEPRPGFRGIPLEDLRAIRRSVIQFAVLNLVIGLSTNVGPLMRGIHMADVHIDNMAHIGGFTSGLAMAIPLVPRMTSGRERYLGRQKVTFAGAALAMALFGYFLSHLQ; from the coding sequence ATGAACGCCAACGGCACGGAACACCCCTTCAATCCATTCCCTGAGGCACCCGCGGACGACGTGCGCCGGGAAGACGCTGCACTGCAGCAGTCTGCCCAGCCCGTCCGGCACCGCGGTGGCGGACGGATGCGAAGCTTCGCGCAGGCGCCCGCGACGTACATTCTGCTTGGCATCAACATCGCGGTCTACCTGTGGATGGTGCTGTCGGGTATCGATGCGCTCACACCCACGCCGGACGACCTGATGCGCGTCGGCGCCAACAATGCCGAGGCCGTCCTCGCCGGCCACCAGTGGTTTCGCATCCTCTCCGCCATGTTCGTTCACGTGGGCATCGTCCACCTTGGCCTGAACATGTGGTGCCTGTGGAATCTGGGCGTCATCGGCGAGCCGCTGCTGGGTGTGCTGGGCATGTTCTGCGTTTACCTGCTCACTGGCGCCGCAGGAAACCTGCTTTCGGTCGCGGTCAACTTTTACACCGGTGCCGCCGGCGAGGTCGGCGCAGGGGCCTCAGGAGCCGTCTTCGGCATCGCGGGTGTCCTGATCGTCCTCTTCAGCAACAAGCGCCTGGCAGAGCCGCGTCCGGGCTTCCGCGGCATCCCTCTGGAAGACCTTCGCGCCATCCGCCGGTCGGTGATCCAGTTCGCCGTGCTGAACCTGGTCATCGGCCTCAGCACCAACGTGGGTCCGCTGATGCGCGGCATCCACATGGCCGACGTGCACATCGACAACATGGCCCACATCGGGGGCTTCACCAGCGGCCTGGCCATGGCGATACCGCTGGTGCCACGCATGACCAGCGGGCGGGAACGCTACCTGGGACGTCAAAAAGTTACGTTCGCAGGAGCAGCGCTGGCGATGGCTCTCTTTGGCTACTTCCTTTCGCATCTGCAGTAG
- a CDS encoding helix-turn-helix domain-containing protein, with translation MHMMMPVALPTARATGPAAMNIGTTIRGYRLQKGMSQGDIEKRTGLLRCYLSRVENGHTVPSLDTLQKIAGALDLPLSQFFADDPVSRDVAAIALSEDEIRFLTQIQRYSAHLSDSDRKLLLAMVRKFAQTTLT, from the coding sequence ATGCACATGATGATGCCGGTGGCACTGCCAACGGCAAGAGCAACGGGACCCGCGGCGATGAACATCGGGACGACGATTCGCGGCTACCGCCTGCAAAAGGGCATGTCGCAAGGTGATATCGAGAAGCGCACAGGTCTGCTGCGCTGCTACCTTTCGCGCGTTGAGAACGGCCACACAGTGCCGTCGCTGGACACGCTGCAGAAGATTGCCGGTGCACTCGACCTGCCGCTGAGCCAGTTCTTCGCGGACGATCCGGTGAGTCGTGACGTCGCCGCCATTGCACTCTCTGAAGACGAGATCCGTTTCCTGACGCAAATCCAGCGCTACAGCGCCCACCTGTCCGACAGCGACCGCAAGCTGCTGCTTGCGATGGTGCGGAAATTCGCACAGACCACGCTGACCTAA
- a CDS encoding DUF2062 domain-containing protein — translation MITKLEDQRHTWVRRNLVSPVVRMLRLGASPQRLAWSLAAGFVIGMNPIIGSTTAVTVAVTHLFKLKHAASQIGVHGAYPFQLLLLLPFLHAGTVLFGTSALPLEKADLLRLIHEHPLQLLRSLWMWEWHALVVWLGFAVVLMPALAMLLGHMLERAMRHPRMAVR, via the coding sequence ATGATCACAAAGCTTGAAGATCAGCGCCACACGTGGGTCCGACGGAATCTGGTGTCGCCGGTGGTGCGTATGCTGCGGCTCGGCGCGTCGCCGCAGCGGCTGGCGTGGAGCCTTGCTGCGGGCTTTGTGATTGGCATGAATCCGATCATTGGTTCAACGACCGCAGTCACAGTCGCAGTGACGCACCTGTTCAAGCTGAAGCATGCCGCGTCGCAGATTGGTGTGCACGGAGCATACCCTTTCCAACTCCTTTTACTGCTGCCGTTTCTCCATGCGGGTACGGTGCTCTTCGGCACCAGCGCACTACCGCTTGAGAAGGCCGACTTGCTCCGGCTGATTCATGAGCATCCGCTGCAACTGTTGCGGTCCCTGTGGATGTGGGAGTGGCATGCGCTGGTGGTGTGGCTTGGATTCGCGGTCGTGCTGATGCCGGCACTGGCGATGTTGCTCGGACACATGCTGGAGCGGGCGATGCGGCATCCCCGGATGGCTGTGCGGTAG
- a CDS encoding MBL fold metallo-hydrolase, whose protein sequence is MMRMTVLASGSKGNSAVIASSKTRILVDAGLSCRELMRRMAAVGEDARALDAILITHEHADHVSGLPVMARKLGIPVYFTEATHRAWVRQMTPRTTMSYKQWMEKVAREKQERLEAQALAHQIAATMRDEDDQPLENFLATDVDVDAAAAHFDADVDATTDPDGALRAAAEDDLCDDLPAETKKGIRDDPSFLPAVEYFRAGSHLAIGDIDILPFTIPHDAADPCGFVFSAEGLRFGYATDLGYVPENVKLALKNCDVLLIESNHDLEMLRDGPYPWSVKQRVLSRVGHLSNTAAAEFLTRDYDGGARYVVLAHLSESNNMPELARLAAEQALGNRLSLLGNRVLLAPQSAPMESLCL, encoded by the coding sequence ATGATGCGGATGACGGTTCTCGCCTCGGGGTCCAAAGGCAACAGCGCCGTGATCGCGTCGTCGAAGACACGCATTCTTGTGGACGCGGGCCTGTCCTGCCGGGAACTGATGCGGCGCATGGCCGCCGTGGGCGAAGACGCCCGGGCTCTGGACGCCATCCTGATCACGCATGAGCACGCCGACCATGTCAGCGGACTGCCCGTGATGGCTCGAAAGCTTGGCATTCCCGTCTATTTCACTGAAGCGACGCACCGCGCCTGGGTCCGGCAGATGACGCCTCGCACCACCATGAGCTACAAGCAGTGGATGGAGAAGGTCGCTCGCGAGAAGCAGGAGCGTCTGGAAGCGCAGGCCCTGGCTCACCAGATCGCCGCCACCATGCGGGATGAGGACGATCAGCCACTCGAAAACTTTCTGGCCACGGACGTCGACGTCGATGCTGCGGCGGCACACTTTGACGCGGATGTGGACGCCACCACCGATCCAGATGGTGCTCTTCGGGCCGCGGCAGAGGACGATCTTTGCGACGATCTGCCGGCTGAGACGAAGAAGGGCATCCGCGACGATCCATCCTTCCTGCCCGCAGTGGAGTACTTCCGCGCCGGCAGTCACCTTGCCATCGGCGACATCGATATCCTGCCCTTCACCATTCCGCATGACGCGGCCGATCCCTGCGGCTTCGTCTTCTCGGCCGAAGGGCTGCGTTTCGGGTACGCCACCGATCTTGGCTATGTTCCTGAAAACGTGAAGCTTGCGCTCAAAAACTGCGATGTCCTGCTGATCGAGTCAAACCATGATCTCGAGATGCTTCGCGACGGTCCGTATCCGTGGAGTGTCAAGCAGCGGGTGCTCTCCCGCGTCGGTCACCTTTCGAATACGGCTGCCGCGGAGTTCCTCACGCGCGATTACGATGGCGGCGCGCGTTACGTTGTCCTGGCGCATCTGTCGGAGAGCAACAATATGCCGGAACTGGCCCGCCTGGCTGCCGAGCAGGCCCTGGGCAACCGGTTGAGCCTGCTGGGGAACCGCGTGCTGCTTGCGCCACAATCTGCTCCCATGGAAAGCCTTTGTCTGTAA
- a CDS encoding purine-nucleoside phosphorylase: MTDLYTRARAAADYLAAQTSHRPRLGIILGSGLGDFADRVEDAVAVPYAQIPHFPQSTVEGHSGRMVLGTIAGVPVAVMQGRVHAYEGYRMDEVTFPARVLGLLGVTSLIVTNAAGGIRPDFAPGSIVGISDHINLTGTNAALGTNEPRFSVTEGSGLRFFDMTTAYTPALLELAKKEAATQGWSMQTGVYLAVLGPSYETPAEIRAFRVLGADLVGMSTVHEVIVARHMGMQVLGLSLVTNPAAGVTNENINHLEVMEIGARAAERFGALLKALIPQIGSQTASQGAA, encoded by the coding sequence ATGACCGACCTTTACACGCGCGCACGTGCCGCTGCCGATTATCTCGCTGCGCAGACCTCGCACCGGCCACGTCTGGGCATCATCCTGGGCTCTGGCCTTGGCGACTTCGCCGACCGTGTCGAGGATGCCGTTGCTGTGCCTTATGCGCAGATTCCGCACTTCCCGCAGAGCACCGTAGAGGGCCACAGCGGACGCATGGTGCTGGGCACCATCGCAGGGGTGCCCGTGGCCGTGATGCAGGGCCGCGTCCACGCCTATGAGGGCTATCGCATGGACGAGGTCACGTTCCCGGCGCGTGTGCTGGGGCTGCTGGGCGTGACGTCCTTGATCGTGACCAATGCCGCGGGCGGCATCCGGCCAGACTTTGCCCCGGGGTCTATTGTCGGCATCAGCGACCACATCAACCTGACCGGCACCAACGCCGCACTGGGCACCAATGAGCCGCGCTTTAGCGTTACGGAAGGCAGCGGTCTGCGCTTCTTCGATATGACAACCGCCTACACACCAGCACTGCTGGAGCTGGCGAAGAAGGAAGCCGCGACGCAGGGTTGGTCAATGCAGACGGGCGTCTACCTGGCCGTGCTTGGACCAAGCTACGAGACACCGGCAGAGATCCGCGCCTTCCGCGTACTCGGCGCCGACCTGGTGGGCATGAGCACGGTGCATGAGGTGATTGTTGCCCGTCACATGGGCATGCAGGTGCTCGGCCTGTCACTGGTCACGAATCCTGCAGCAGGCGTGACGAACGAGAACATCAACCATCTTGAGGTAATGGAGATCGGCGCGCGTGCCGCGGAGCGTTTTGGTGCTCTGTTGAAGGCATTGATCCCGCAGATTGGGTCACAGACTGCATCGCAGGGTGCTGCCTAG
- a CDS encoding GNAT family N-acetyltransferase codes for MPASAVTIRAAIWPEDQDVARALLRDYAAFLIGNPAGAVNICLVDYDKELELLAQRYVEPHAALLLAFVGADPAGCVAIKQRADRPGATELKRLWTEPIARGKGLGRALATAAIAWSFQHGADTVLLDTVPKAMPDAVRLYRSLGFVETSRHNDNPVEDLLFMSLHIPPGSFANVSRSAF; via the coding sequence ATGCCTGCGTCTGCCGTGACAATCCGCGCCGCCATTTGGCCTGAGGACCAGGACGTCGCAAGAGCCCTGCTCCGGGACTATGCTGCGTTTCTTATCGGCAATCCAGCGGGTGCTGTGAACATTTGCCTGGTGGACTACGACAAGGAATTGGAGCTGCTGGCCCAGCGCTATGTCGAACCCCATGCGGCCTTGCTGCTTGCCTTTGTCGGTGCGGATCCGGCCGGTTGTGTCGCCATCAAGCAGCGTGCGGACCGACCTGGCGCTACCGAGTTGAAGCGCCTTTGGACGGAGCCGATCGCACGGGGCAAGGGTCTGGGCCGCGCTCTGGCCACAGCTGCCATCGCATGGTCTTTTCAGCACGGAGCCGACACGGTCTTACTGGATACCGTGCCGAAGGCCATGCCGGATGCCGTAAGACTGTATCGCTCGCTGGGATTCGTTGAGACCTCCCGACACAACGACAATCCGGTGGAAGACCTGCTCTTCATGTCGTTGCATATTCCTCCTGGAAGTTTCGCCAACGTGTCTCGCTCGGCTTTTTAG
- a CDS encoding MaoC family dehydratase, with the protein MTDELYFEDFKIGHKFASMSSTKVSAQEITEFAEKYDPQPFHLDEAAGKSTFFKGLAASGWLTAAIVMRMRVENIKVHGGMIGAGVEEIRWTEPVRPGDTLRTESEVIALRVSRNRPEYGLVTIFTNTFNQRDEVVMKSTVKFLAPKRGTVAGEPA; encoded by the coding sequence ATGACCGATGAACTCTACTTCGAAGACTTTAAGATCGGCCACAAGTTCGCCTCTATGAGCAGCACCAAGGTCAGCGCGCAGGAGATCACGGAATTCGCGGAGAAATATGATCCGCAGCCCTTTCATCTGGACGAAGCCGCCGGCAAGAGCACCTTTTTCAAGGGACTGGCCGCCTCCGGTTGGCTCACGGCTGCCATCGTCATGCGCATGCGGGTCGAGAACATCAAGGTCCACGGCGGCATGATCGGAGCGGGCGTGGAAGAGATTCGCTGGACGGAGCCCGTCCGCCCCGGCGACACGCTCCGCACGGAGAGTGAAGTCATCGCCCTGCGAGTCTCGCGCAACCGCCCCGAGTATGGCCTGGTCACTATCTTCACGAACACCTTCAACCAGCGGGACGAAGTTGTGATGAAGAGCACGGTCAAATTCCTGGCGCCCAAGCGCGGCACGGTCGCTGGCGAACCAGCATAG